From the Lolium rigidum isolate FL_2022 chromosome 2, APGP_CSIRO_Lrig_0.1, whole genome shotgun sequence genome, one window contains:
- the LOC124687355 gene encoding FCS-Like Zinc finger 5-like gives MEDYYYFPDSLETTAEIGTSFRVVHSSSHKRSSPSPRPRRTSSRGLEADELRRHYLHACFRCARVLAGNRDIFMYRGDTPFCSEECRQQQIDTDEAAEKGSKKSVAAKREQQTQQHPHRVPIWAR, from the exons ATGGAGGACTACTACTACTTCCCCGACTCCTTGGAGACGACCGCGGAAATCGGCACAAGCTTCCGAGTCGTGCACTCCTCGTCCCACAAGCGGAGCTCGCCGTCGCCTAGGCCCCGGCGCACGTCATCCCGCGGCCTGGAAGCCGATGAACTTCGCCGCCACTACCTCCACGCCTGCTTCCGGTGCGCGCGCGTTCTTGCCGGAAACAGAGACATCTTCATGTACAG AGGCGACACCCCGTTCTGCAGCGAGGAGTGCCGGCAGCAGCAGATCGACACTGACGAGGCGGCGGAGAAGGGATCTAAGAAGTCCGTGGCCGCGAAGAGGGAGCAGCAGACGCAGCAGCACCCGCACAGAGTGCCCATTTGGGCTCGCTAG